The following nucleotide sequence is from Apium graveolens cultivar Ventura chromosome 4, ASM990537v1, whole genome shotgun sequence.
ATAAATGGGGATAACCAAACCAACAAAAAAACATACCAAATTATACGTCAGTctggttattatagtatagtataaaATTTATatgtaataatataaatatttgttattagcGGGATTCGAACTTTAATATTGGATAGTGTATAAATTTGTTGCTAGGGTTCGAACATGAGAGTTTTAGTAgtgaataaataataatataaatatttgttgttggcggggTTCAAACCTGTGAGATGGAGTAGTGTATATTGTTTTAGTATTTGAATGTAACGTTCCTGATCACTTGGTTAGAAAGATCCGACGGTCATAAATGGGGATAATCAAACCAACCATAAAAAGTATATCAAATTATACTTTATTCCGATTATTATGATATATATTCTAAAAACACACCATTAGTTATAGGGTAAATGGGAAAATTCATCACTGTATTTTTTGAAAACTTTCACTTGGGTCATCAACCTAAAAAAGCTTTCAGTCAAACACTTGTACTTCGTATACATTTCAATTGAGTTTCTCCTGTTACTTCCGTTAAAAAAAGTAACAGAATGCTTATGTGGAAGAGTGACATGGACTGAACTACCCGTTATCCTGCTTTTTAAATAACCCACCCATCCCCCCAACCCATCCCTCATTTCATTCGTAGAAGATGCAGCCCTTCATTCTTTCCCCTTCCATGTCTAGCTCGAAAAACTCATCTTCTTCAGTTAGGAACTCTTATGGTAATAGTTCTAATACATTCTATACTAGTAGAAAAAACAACTCCGAGTTTGAATATCTTGGTGTGAGGTGTAAATGCGATTTGCCAGCACCATGTCAAGAAGCGTGGAAAGAGGGCACACTAGATCCTGGAAGGCGATTTTTTAGCAATACAAGGTAAAATTGAgttttttttagaatttataacTTTTGAGATTGGTGAATGTGATGATTATTTTGTTTTATTGGTAGAATCCTAGTAAGAAATGTAATTTAATCATTTGGGCTGATCCACCCTACTCGGAAAGGGCTAGAAAGGTGATCAATATTTTAAAGTCAAAAATACAGAAGAAGGAAGATGCTTTGAACAATGCTGGAGTTGATGTCAATTTTTTTGAAAGAAAAATGCTTGTTTTACATGAAGAAGTGTGCAAACTTCGTCGCAAAAATGAGGAGGCAGAAGAGTTGTTAAAGAAATTAATGAGAGAAAATTATATTTTGAAGAAGTTGTTGGCAGTTGCAGTACTATTTGTATTTATGTTTTGGTTGGTGATATAGGATGATTGTAGTTGTAGTTTTATTAATGTAGTTGGAGTAGTTGGTTGTTGAAGTAGCAGTTTGTTGGTTGTAATGGTGATATTAAGTGTAAGTGAATACAATATTTTGGTTTATTTTGATTGTTTTAGTTTGTGAAAGATAAAAGAAAGAAAGGGTGATTTTTGTCATTGCATAACATGAAAGATTCCTTACAAGATCATAAATCCAACACCAAAAGACAGCTATGGTTCCCCGCTTGGAGCTTACAAAAGTAATAAAATAGGTTCCTTGGCCATACAAAAGACATAAGTTAAGTTCATAGAAGCTTACAAAAGCACTTAAACTAAGCATGACTGTCACTTAGTTTAAACTTAGACATGACTTAGATAAAAACAAATATTACTTATTCCTTGGGGCTTTGAGTGATTTGACTATACCCTTGCTTTTCTTCCCCTTTATCACTCTTGATGTTCCTGGCATGTCTGCATCTGGAGTGCCACTAGTTCCACCATTGTAAACCAAATCAGGTGTAGGCATCTGCAGTAATAAGATAGTAAACATTAGTAATGCACTAAGAAATTACAAAACTTGATAGAAAGCTTTAAGATCTTACAAAAATAAGCCAGTTGACTTGAGTGCTTGGAGTAGCATCTTCAAGTGTGCTTTGAGTGGACTGTGCAAGCCTCTGGCTTCTCCTTGGTGTGTTAGGTTATTGACTTGAAAACATTTCCTTATTTTTCATTACCTCCTCTATAagctcatcttcccctgtttcTTTTTCAATGTCATGCCTCTCCATCTCACTtgcaatttcttcttcttcttgagttttcttcttctttttccctCTCTGTTTCTTTGTTGAAGGGGTCCTCTAAGTTTCTTCAGGGCATTTGGTGATGTTATGTCATGATTTCTTATAATTACTACAGTGCATTACCCTGCCTTGTCTACTTAGCTTGCTTAACTTACTATTCCCACCCATGTTAACTGATCCTTCCCAACCTTCTCTCATTCTCTTCCTTTTAGGCCTTCCTCTCAATGTCTTCATTCTTGGAGGTGGCATAATAGTATCTCCATTAACCTCTTCCCAAAAGGCTCACCCCTTATCACTTCCAAACAGTGAGAGTAAGCCTTCATGTAAGTTTCTTTCTTAATATAATGGGACACAAAATCAGTTGGATTAAGCCTACTTTTCTGTATAGCAGCAATAACGTGATAACATGGTACCCCTGTTAACTCCTAAACCCTAAATGAGCATGTATGTTCTTTTAAGTTTACATAAAATCCAATCCCCCTCCACTTCACTTGAAAATTATGCCTCCCATCCCAAAGCACACTACACTCAGAACTTGCTACAACCACATCATTTAAAATTTTCCGAGTTCTAGGAAAAATAATACAATCTACATTTTGCATTGCATCTCTTTTCTGATGTAATCTTTCCATAATCTTATCATGGATATCAGTCAACATGTCAATTAATGGCATGAATCTGGATTTCAGAATCCATGAATTAAAACACTCCGAGATGTTATTCTCGGTGCTATCTATCTTGCAATGTGTTCCAAAGAAAGCTTTAGACCATACATGTGGTTCAAACCTATTCATTATCACCCAAGCCTTCTTTGATGCCTTCTCAAGATCCCTCATTGCAACTTTAAAAGCTTCAGGATGTGTGGCATCACTAGCATCATAAAAAGCATTCCTCACAGCCTCACTTCCATGTTTCTTTCCAAAATTGGAATATATATGCCTTGTGCAATTCATGTGCTCTATATGTGGTAGCAGTTCTTTCACAGCCTTTATTAGCCCCTGTCAAATAGTATCCAACAAAATAAAGATCTATAACCAACAAAAAATTATCCAACACAAAATTATGCAACAAAAAATTATCCAACAAAATAAAAATTATCCAACATAATAAAATAATGAAGGGGCTGATGTACCTTTTGTTGGTCAGAAATGAAGGTATATCCATAAACAGTCCCTAATCCAAGATCTTAATCAACAAGCATTAAGAACCACTTCCAGCTATCATATGATTCAGTCTCAACCACAGCCATTGCAACAGGAAAAATGGAGTTATTTCCATCCCTCCCTACAGCAGATAAAAGTTGTCCCCCACATACTGTCTTCAGGAAGCATCCATCCAAACCAAGGATAGGTCTGCAACCTTCCTTCCATCCCTTTCTCAACTCTACATAACAGACATAAAATCTTTGAAAACAAGGAGAATCTTGTTCATTCATCCTGGTTGTGGATATTTTAACAGTATTCTCCTTGTTACTCTTCAAAATATCACCACCAAACCTCCTCAAACTAGCATAGTGTTTCACcatctcttctccaatcccacTTAAAGCTCTTTTTCTAACCCTGCAACATTTGGCATCACATACTCCCACCTTCAAAACTCTCTTGAACTCCTCTGGCATTTCAGATAGCTTCCAGTTTGGATTTCTCCGAATTCTATCCCCATACAGATCTGCAAGATAATTTGTCATAACAAGGTTGTTTTTGTAGTGATAAATGCAGTTATGCTCATCATGTACTGTCTTTATTTTCCATCCCTCATACTCCACCATATATGATAGCCACAACCTAAAAGGGCACCCCTTAGTACACACTATATGCATCCTATACAAGTCATCTACATGGTATTTCAATGGTCTCCCAGTAGCAATAGAATAATCCATCACTgtatttttaaattgttttttacTACCAAAAATGAGTCCAGGCCTCCACTTTATGTCCTTTCCAGCTGTAGAGGGGCTAAAAGGTCATTTACACTTTTCTTTTTAGTGGACATGTTAGGTTCTGCATAAGCAAAGTCCTCATCCTCAGATTCTTCCTCACTGCCAATACCATAAACTGACCCACTTGACATTGAATTATTATCTATCTCTCTCAACAACTCCTCATTAGTGACTCTATAGCCCTCCAAACTGTCTTTAATAAATTGGTTTTTTTCTATTTCAAGCATCTCATGTTCCATTCTAACTTCTTCTCTTATTTTTCTAAAATCCGTAAACTCTTCATCACTCCAATCACTACGCAAGTCCACTTCAAATTCTTCACTATCATCTGCATACTCATTCTCTTTACTCCAGTCACTACCCAGTTTATTAAAGTCCACTTTAACAACTTTTTTTTTACCTCTAAATACTCTCTTCCTAGCAGTCAGTTTAGTCTTCCTCTTTGAAACTCCAATGTCTTCCTCAACTTCATTTTCAGCATTAACTCCACTATTTTCCTCACCTTCATTTCCTGCATTTACTCCACTACTTTTTTCAGCTTCATTCTCTGCATTCACTCCACTGCTTTCATCACCTTCATTCTCCTCATCCACATTGTAGTCACCTTCACTACCCTCATCTTTCACAACTGGTGGTGTCGCCTTGGACCATGAATGAAACACATGTATTTTACACACTCCAGTACCATTTGACATAGTTATATTTACCAACTATAATACATCACTATCACGCAACAACATTTTAAAACCAAGGTCAGGATTAACCCCATCTTTGGCATAATATAGCTTATCATCATCTTTTACTACATCATTCACCATCTCCCTAATCTTCTTCACAAACAATTCTTTAACTTGAATTCATTTAAAACACTTTAACTTAGGTCCAACATATTGATATTTCAGGCAAGTCATAAAATGACCACCATAATATATTACTAGATCTTGAGGCCTGTAAAACACATGCATATCGATTTAGGGTTCATAATTATACTACCAGTTAGGTAACGAGTACAAATTAGGGTTTCAGAATTGTAACAACTACCAATTTAGGTTTTAACCTATATATCACAATAAGATCGAAACTTACATATATAAATCACACATATATACATAGGGTAAATATGAGCATAAGATCGAAACTTACATGATTACTAGGTTGCCTTCAATCTTCGATCAAGTCTGTCATCCGCTTCGATCGATTGATTGCCCCCTTTCTCTAGTCGTATGTGTTGGTTTAGATGTAAGCAATAATAAACCCTTGATTTTCTTTAGTAAATCGGGTTAATTTGATGTGGGTGGTTAATTAGGAACGGGTCGGGTTATTACATCTGGCACAGATGTAGCACTGAAGTGGCACCGACGTGGTTAAAGTTAACGACACACCGTTAAAGTCAATAGCGATTTAACGGACGTGAAAATAATTTGAAATCAAGTGTTACGATTGACAATATTATATGAAACTGTTATGTGACGGAAAGGTTTTTTGGGTTGGTGACCCAAGTGAAAGTTTTCGAAAAGTATAGTGACGAATTTGCCCATTTACCCATTAGTTATATGTTGAATTGTGTAAACACCGTAAACTTTGTATTAAAAACATACCATTAGTTATATCTTGAAACAAGAAGAGATTTTATATTCAATGACAAACTCGAGTCTTGTTTATTGGATGCCATAGGTTATCCTGTGAGTGGGGAGGCAATACACGAGATAGGTAGCCGCCAACAGTTTTCAGAGAGGAATTTATAGGCTGTCCTGGTGCGTACACAATCTATTCGATATTTTGTTTCAGAAAATCTGGGATTTGAATTGGGGCATTCTCATAATTAGGATTCTGGTCGACTGCTTCGTTTGAATCTCACAGGGCCAGGCGTTTATGGGAGAACGGTTACTAATTTGGCCCGGAAGAAGGCTACTCCACCTCAGCCGGCGAAGAAGGGTGAGATTTGGTGATTTGTGATTTTGTTGTTTTTGAATGTGTACGGTATAGGTAAGTCCCATGTGAAGAAAATTATAGGCTGAGGTATCGTTTATCATTTTTTATTTAGGATACATATATTTAGGCTGTTCATTCTTTGGAATAAGTGTAAGTGTGCGTACATTATATCCTTCGCAGATACTTTCATAGGCGGTATTATGAGTACGATAATGATGAcgacacacacacatatatatatatatatatatatatatatatatatatatatatatatatatatatatatattatggaTGATAACAGAATTAGAACCCTTCGTTAAGacatgaatttttaaaaaaaattaaaaatactcTGTTTGTCCCAACCATTTCTTTACACTATTCTTTTTGGATGTCCCATCCAATTCcttacatttcaaaacttaccaaaaatagtcaatgggtcccaccattttcttcatttttctcccttttcacactacttttactccactatcttttttatatatattaaaaatcaatggGTCCCACCACTTTACCCATTTAttttttcactactttatacatatttcttaatcTCTTTGCCTAAATCAAACGTAAAAAATTGGTTGGGACGGAGGAAgtataaaataaagtatatataagctgtatctattaaatttatttttgacaACTAATGTACTAGAATTTGCTTTTTATCAACCCGTTAAGTGCAAAAAGATACATTGTACAAAAGAGTCTGCAATAGAATTGCTGGAAGTACTCAATGTTACCCTGTAACTAAAATTTTAACTTGCACAAATAATGCTACAAGATGTTATATAGCAACATGAATGTTGGAACATGTACTACAGCTGAAGCTTTCCACCATTCATAGTAAAAATCCTGGATCCTGCAGGGACCTTTTCAGCCAAAAATGTACACCTATTATAAGAACCCTATGCTAATCTTTTCTGTGCATGAAGAAAAAGAATGAAGCTGTATGCCCCTCACTTGGTTTGGAAACTAGTAAACCATTCAAATGGAACCTACAAAGATGGATTTACTTCCTCCCTTTCTTAGCCAAACATAAGAATGCTACAATTCGACTAATTACGCCAAGCACTGCGAGAAGAATTAGACATTTGACGAAATCATTGAGATTGTAGTCCATTTCTTTTAAATAATTGCACCTAGTCATTAGGTATACTCCATGGTACCTGAAACGAAAACCAGATTTGTTGCAGACATCAATCGTTAAAGGAAAGAAAGAATCTGCAAACATGTTAGTACTCAGTACCCTCCAAGATACTTTATATTCTATTACAAGGGATTAGTTTGGCACCTTTCAGCATTTGCTATAACAAAAGCTTCTAGAGCCCATGTGGGGTAGATATACTTCGATAGAAGCTTTGATATTCCACCTTCGTTACTCTGATTGGCGATGAGAGTCAAGACGACAGGAAGAAGAACACACCACTGCAATCATAGGATGGGAGTTTGGAATTATAATCAGTATAAAAGACAGGTGCTTGGTTTACTTATCACTTGTTGTTGGAATCTTTACGCAACGTACCAACTGAGCTTGACTGAAATCAAGGAAGATGGCAAATATGTAGGCAATGCCCGTCACGCAGTAGACAAGGCAGAGAAGGATTATGTAGTTGTAACCAAAACTTGATCTTGGACTATTGAAGAAATAGAACATGCTAAGATAAACCACAGGCTTAACAACTGTACTAAAATGATCTACTGTATCTTTGGCTACAAAGTAAGATAGTGTGTTCATTCCGCTGGAGCTCTCCCTTTTGAAGTGTAGTTTGTCCAATGCAAAAGTTCTTAAAGCTGAAATTTTGCATAATAATGCTGCAACATAGCAAATAACAGACCAAACAATCTTAAACAATAATTAGGTAGATTGTGAAAATGAAAAGCTTTAAACTAATTCTCAGTTTCTAACAAGTTTTAATTGTCAACACAGCTACTGAAACATGCATATATCAGTTTATGCTATAGATCGCGCTGCTGATAAATTAGGCAATATAGTCAAAATAGAACACTAGTGTCCAACATGTAGGCCAATACACAGAATATTAGTGTGAAGTAAAGAAAATAATCAGATGGCCATAGGACCAATTTTGGGCAACTTACAAACAGCAATGATGGTGTAAGTATAGCCAAGAGCCCCAAATTCTTCATCATTTGCTTTAGCAAGGGTTCCTAAGCATGCACCAGCAAGCAAAAGGATCAGATAATCTGCTGCTTGTCCTCTGGCTTCTCGCAGACGCTGCTTGCCCACCCTGAAAATGTGTTGATATTACTCAGACAACAAGTGATGTAACatactaaaataaaaataattgagCCCCCAAATCAAGTGTCAAGAGTTCTTTCAATCAATGTAGAGCTAAATATACTTGGTTTGTAAGATGATGATATTAGTAGTCTACTGACTTAGAGAACCTTCCAAAAATAGTAGGTTGTTGATAAGATTAGTCTACTGTGGAGGACCTTCCAAAATTGCAGAAATGATAACAAGTGCCAATAGGATTTGATTCATCACAGATTCACATATGAAGCACTAAAGTTTTTCAACCTAAGAATTTATCATCAAATTTAAATTGCAATATTGCAGGATAACAATCTTAACATTTTATTCTACAAGTTATATTTATTAAAGTGAATAACCATTCCAATGAAGAAAACAGAAAAAAGTTGGCGGACACAGTCCATGATCAATTCAGACCTAAAAGATTGAAATGAGAGCTTTACCTTCCAAGAAAATATCTATATTGCCTAATTACACCAGGAGTGACTCTGTTAGATAGCTCACTAGGTTTCATGTCAGTGTCGGAATGATTTTGGTTAATCTGAATATTGTGCTTTGTATCTTTCCACATTTCACCAGCAGCTGAATCAGAACCTGCCGTGGATGCTGCAATTTCATCACAAATCTGCATCATGTCTGGAGGTACCGAGTAGCCATTGCGAAGCATCCATCTGACTGGAAGCTGCTGTACTGTCATCCCAGGTCCTAGTTTTACTATACCCTCGAGTAGGTCAATAAAGTGGTCAGGTGGATTCACGCGATCAGGTACTACTATTCCTAGGTCTGCAAAGTATTCTTCAGCTTTCTTTACAGACCCATGGTAAACTGTAAGACCACCTTTTGCTAGAAGTATCAAGTCATCAAACATCTTGTACAGGGCGTAACTGAAGAAGAAAATTACATAATATAGAATAAAATATCAATGCACTGAAAGTAGAAGTTCTATACAGAAGCATTTTAAAAAGTATTTTGTTCAGACTAAAGTTTTGATGGAATCCTCTCATTAAAGGACAGAGACGCAATCCTTTTCTAACAGCACTCATTGTCATGTATTGCTTTAATATATTTCCTTTCGTTTATACATAGTTAGGAGCCGAAGTTCTTTGTTATACAGTGTCGAGTTATTGAGGCCAAAATAGATAGCATGTATAATTTTACTATCTTCTTTACCTGCCTCAGGTCACTTGAGTGACATCTCAGAAATATCTCAACAATTAATATTCCGAGTAACATGTTTACTttgtcaattttgttccaataaCTATAATTTACTGCACCGACATGGACAGATAAGACAGATAACTTCTTTCGGGATGTTCTATATTAGGTTATAAGATTTCATTAGTAACAACAGATAAGTTGTCATATTTAGAGACTGAtcaaataatatataaaaataaaaaaattaatttgagcCAAATTTATAGTAACCAGATACTACCTTGGTTGATGAACAACCATGCAGATGTTAACCCCTTCAAGTGCTTCACGTCGAAGTGCTCTAAGAAGCAAATTGGAAGATGAGCTGTCCAAGCCAGTGGTAGGTTCATCCAAGATTAATAAAGAAGGTTCCATGACCATTTCTAACCCAACATTCACCCGTTTCCTCTGACCTCCAGAAATTCCACGCTTCTCTACCGTTCCAACTAGAGAATCCCTTACTGCCTGCAGTCCTAGTGACTCGATCACTCTTTCAACAACAAGAACCTTATCAGCTTTCGGAAGGTCCACAGATAGTCTACAATAATTTCACAATTTATAAAATTCACAATCAGTAAAAAACGGATAAAACCCAACTTCATAAGAAGTTAAACAGCAGTTAAGATGAATCCTCAAGCAACTAATACAATTTTGAACACCTTACCCCTAAGGAAGAGCAAATAAAATTCTATCAAGttggaaaaagaaaaataaaagaaccAATGGAGAGGATAAGTTCATAGGTTTTATAACAAAATCTACAAATAATGAAAGTGGAAAAAGCAAAAAACAAAAATTCAATCAACATGTTATGAAAGATTTGGCTAGTACACTGAAAGTGGATTAGCAAAGAACAGATACACATAGAATTAACCCTCATTGCATATTTTGTAGAAGCACATCTAGGTCTCAAAGGCAGCAACCGGAAAATATGTGGAAAAACCAGTTATGacataattgatttaattatggTACAATGACTGTAAAAGGGCCAAGTGATGAGAAACATTATACAGTAGCTCATTTTATTGCAGATGTTCAGCACCTGTGAAGCTTAACTTCTTGGTCATCATAGAACAGACAAAAAATTGGCCTCCGGTACTTTGAAGCACAAAAACTCTTTACTTTAAGCAGTAAAAACAGACAGTTTTTAGTTGAAAAGCAAAGGGGAAACTTTGAGATAGTCATGAGTTTCGTAGGCAACTCTCATACCTACAGCGTGCACTGAACCGCAAGTTCTCTTCTACTGTCAAGTTTCCATGGACGATATCATCTTGTGGGACAAAACCAATGATTTTCTGGTATGCCCGGATTGATTCATCTTTTCCATTAATAAGAATTAGACCTGACCTAACACAACCAGTGTCCTTTCCTACTACAGAAGAAAGAAATGTTGTTTTTCCAGCCCCAGATGGTCCCATGACAGCGGAAATCCGACCTGGCATAAGTTTCCCAGTAACACATCTCATTATGTGCTTGTTTTTTTTCTTCAGTGTTAA
It contains:
- the LOC141720650 gene encoding putative white-brown complex homolog protein 30, with translation MFQMSCGRRMNAWCWITYILSLSVIILPRVSCIDGDDYGSQSGNSQMVPIVAKHIYDQVSNLTVVFHDDIKAELGYCIKDVKTDMNSAFNFSKDLTFINDCVQQLKGDITTRICSAAEMKFYFTSFYKKDGNEDSKTNHVLKPNKNCNLTSWDTGCEPGYACSLPKDQKADLKNSRSIPDRNFDCQACCPGFFCPSGLTCMMPCPLGAYCPRATLNKTTGVCDPYHYQLPPGKINHACGGADLWAPLSVRAGKNLFCKAGYYCPSTAQKNSCTKGHFCRQGTTAQKACFKMSTCNANTANQNMHYYGLLVFGVVALVLIIIYNCSDQVLSTRHARQAKSREAAARTARETAQARQRWKAAKDNASKEPSGLSGLQQQLSRTFSRKTSAKKAEKSKASKNKEPTNLTKMLHSIEDDPDGHEGFHVEIGDKHQKKPKAKELHTRSQIFRYAYGQLEKEKAMEEKNQNMTFSGVISMATDTELTTRPPIEVVFKDLTLTLKKKNKHIMRCVTGKLMPGRISAVMGPSGAGKTTFLSSVVGKDTGCVRSGLILINGKDESIRAYQKIIGFVPQDDIVHGNLTVEENLRFSARCRLSVDLPKADKVLVVERVIESLGLQAVRDSLVGTVEKRGISGGQRKRVNVGLEMVMEPSLLILDEPTTGLDSSSSNLLLRALRREALEGVNICMVVHQPSYALYKMFDDLILLAKGGLTVYHGSVKKAEEYFADLGIVVPDRVNPPDHFIDLLEGIVKLGPGMTVQQLPVRWMLRNGYSVPPDMMQICDEIAASTAGSDSAAGEMWKDTKHNIQINQNHSDTDMKPSELSNRVTPGVIRQYRYFLGRVGKQRLREARGQAADYLILLLAGACLGTLAKANDEEFGALGYTYTIIAVSLLCKISALRTFALDKLHFKRESSSGMNTLSYFVAKDTVDHFSTVVKPVVYLSMFYFFNSPRSSFGYNYIILLCLVYCVTGIAYIFAIFLDFSQAQLWCVLLPVVLTLIANQSNEGGISKLLSKYIYPTWALEAFVIANAERYHGVYLMTRCNYLKEMDYNLNDFVKCLILLAVLGVISRIVAFLCLAKKGRK
- the LOC141719381 gene encoding uncharacterized protein LOC141719381, with the translated sequence MDYSIATGRPLKYHVDDLYRMHIVCTKGCPFRLWLSYMVEYEGWKIKTVHDEHNCIYHYKNNLVMTNYLADLYGDRIRRNPNWKLSEMPEEFKRVLKVGVCDAKCCRVRKRALSGIGEEMVKHYASLRRFGGDILKSNKENTVKISTTRMNEQDSPCFQRFYVCYVELRKGWKEGCRPILGLDGCFLKTVCGGQLLSAVGRDGNNSIFPVAMAVVETESYDSWKWFLMLGLIKAVKELLPHIEHMNCTRHIYSNFGKKHGSEAVRNAFYDASDATHPEAFKVAMRDLEKASKKAWVIMNRFEPHVWSKAFFGTHCKIDSTENNISECFNSWILKSRFMPLIDMLTDIHDKIMERLHQKRDAMQNVDCIIFPRTRKILNDVVVASSECSVLWDGRHNFQVKWRGIGFYKSRLNPTDFVSHYIKKETYMKAYSHCLEVIRGEPFGKRLMEILLCHLQE